A section of the Archocentrus centrarchus isolate MPI-CPG fArcCen1 chromosome 20, fArcCen1, whole genome shotgun sequence genome encodes:
- the LOC115799116 gene encoding trichohyalin-like, with amino-acid sequence MICTYRRREERRKEVGCQWESPEEHTKEVGCQSDAAERRDAAVQVDLQTQQLSWRHSGVPWQCGAVRAGEPGGGALLQLCGTHTSCGKQHVSHPLLHATNSPALYLLCPALLPTVVSEHVETSLHPWSSPSPSAPVLTPAGGSAAPPGLIAPLSPRLAEEEEEDLPKDDNEECFCSNQAALKERKMEKEEEQRRRRPNGSKRETLSAELTNHIAGKVEPSRRRKQKMKLLKEDEEFQASKQGEKQQQPAAQTQEEQQERERMLMEKKSEEETGGKVELMKDEVLMKEGGGIKSVTMKNEEVEAQRPRRRMVGPTVRYLLESEQVESHGPTAANHSRAREDKVKRKVGRPRKEQKEVEEAVEEQTESSGVESPGDTGAKGWWQLCQVCGVNLTSQASLDLHMSTHGPKQMFGCHLCSRKFSCASKLRLHHRCHLHGSGDDGLHCSGDGVGPSSTQASGDKQEGQDNDTQSDEDEEEGPGCSVESWTLKIRREEVQGKDGGRQMKKCREEVKQVSAEEEELAQRPRRMTIGPPIRYLVESEETSRGPGTDNQTNQEDANKPTPRRRRPKMVASLSEAGGGSSERTDRPEAEENSHMVTMGGREEEEEPQRRPICPPIRYLLESEEMSHGSQTANQGKENKPTGRRRRPKKVSDLSEVGGRDSEVIDGCQAEAKEKRHMVQKARREEEKDEEPQRERRTVCPPIRYLLDSKETSHSSQANQDAESKPTGKSSRPKKVFGLTDTGGRASEMTDRPEADAKKSHMVQKARREDEKEEEHQRPRMTVGPPIRYVLDSEETSHGLQTANQDAENPTRRTGSPQKVSVHTSKRMFGCHLCNRKFTRAGKLLLHHRHHHHSNRDGAGPSSTRTTDDKREEQDTGTPCDEEQEKTKPLLTGPTKAPYCSGDIKRVSKNPRWLFDYWTLKVRRKGAREKDEGRGTKRCREEDEEERRAMKQVCVEKEPQRPRRTMVGPPIRYLLESEETSDSKQAANKQAERRQTSEKDDDLSEAGGGASEAEDKETGHMVAIAEKEKEEEEPRQRPRRTVGPPIRYLLEAEETSRGLGTVNETNQEAANKYTGRGGRTETAISLSEAGGGASKMIDRSEAGDKEMGPMVQKARREDEQEEEPQRPRRTVGPPMRYLLDSEEMSPNQDAENKPTWRTGRPQTVSVHRPKRMFGCRLCNRKFTRAGKLLLHHRRHHSNRDGLQGNGDWAGPSSTRATDDKQEEQDRDAQSDEEQEEQPQRPRRTTVGPPIRYLLESEEMSGTANQSTAVKLIQRRGRPKKVVGGSEAGGGASGMIDRPEAAVATERQTGVHTETHLVYRDLQDNQVTITPCCIRMQRLL; translated from the exons ATGATCTGCACTTACCgcaggagggaggagaggaggaaggaggtggGCTGTCAGTGGGAGAGCCCCGAGGAGCACACGAAGGAGGTGGGCTGTCAGAGCGACGCCGCGGAGAGGAGGGACGCCGCCGTGCAGGTGGACCTGCAGACTCAGCAGCTCAGCTGGAGACACTCAG GTGTTCCCTGGCAGTGTGGCGCTGTCAGAGCAGGTGAACCAGGAGGGGGcgctctgctgcagctctgcgGCACCCATACATCATGCGGCAAGCAGCACGTCAGCCACCCGCTGCTACACGCCACCAACAGCCCCGCCCTCTACCTCCTGTGCCCCGCCTTGCTGCCCACGGTGGTCTCAGAGCACGTGGAAACCAGCCTCCACCCTTGGTCCTCCCCGTCACCCAGCGCGCCTGTCCTGACGCCTGCAGGCGGCTCAGCTGCTCCTCCCGGACTCATCGCTCCGCTGAGCCCCCGGCtggctgaggaagaggaggaggacttACCAAAAGATGATAACG AGGAGTGCTTCTGCTCCAACCAGGCAGCATTAAAAGAAAGGAAGATGGAAAAggaagaagagcagaggaggaggagacctAATGGTAGTAAAAGAGAAACGTTGTCAGCAgaactgaccaatcacattgcAGGAAAAGTTGAGCCCAGTAGGAGGAGGAAACAAAAGATGAAGCTTCTgaaggaggatgaggagttCCAGGCCAGCAAACAAGGAGAGAAGCAACAGCAACCTGCAGCACAGACccaggaggagcagcaggagagggagaggatgcTCATGGAGAAGAAGAGTGAGGAGGAGACGGGAGGGAAGGTGGAGCTGATGAAGGATGAGGTGTTGATGAAAGAGGGGGGAGGAATCAAATCTGTAACGATGAAGAATGAGGAGGTGGAGGCTCAGAGACCGAGGAGGAGGATGGTCGGGCCAACAGTCAGATACCTGCTAGAGTCTGAGCAGGTAGAGTCACATGGGCCgacagcagccaatcacagcagagcaAGGGAAGACAAAGTGAAGAGGAAGGTGGGGAGGCCGAGGAAAGAGCagaaagaggtggaggaggcagtGGAGGAGCAGACAGAGAGCAGTGGGGTGGAGTCCCCAGGAGACACAGGAGCAAAGGGATGGTGGCAGCTCTGCCAG GTGTGTGGCGTGAACCTCACCAGCCAGGCGTCTCTGGACCTCCACATGTCCACGCATGGACCAAAGCAAATGTTCGGCTGCCACCTCTGCAGCAGGAAGTTCAGCTGCGCCAGCAAACTGCGCCTGCACCATCGTTGCCATCTCCATGGCAGCGGAGATGATGGTCTGCACTGCAGCGGAGATGGGGTGGGCCCAAGCAGCACCCAAGCTTCTGGTGACAAACAGGAAGGACAGGACAATGACACCCAGAGTGATGAAGACGAGGAGGAGGGTCCTGGTTGTTCGGTTGAGTCCTGGACCCTGAAAATCAGGAGGGAGGAAGTCCAGGGGAAAGATGGAGGGAGGCAGATGAAAAAGTGCAGAGAGGAGGTGAAACAAGTcagtgcagaggaggaggagcttgcTCAGAGGCCGAGGAGAATGACGATTGGCCCACCGATCAGATATCTTGTAGAGTCAGAGGAGACATCACGTGGTCCCGGAACAGACAATCAGACCAATCAGGAGGACGCTAACAAACCCACACCAAGGAGAAGAAGACCAAAAATGGTCGCTAGCCTCAGTGAGGCTGGGGGCGGGAGTTCAGAGAGGACTGACAGGCCTGAGGCTGAAGAAAACAGTCACATGGTCACAatgggaggaagagaggaggaggaggagcctcaGAGGAGGCCAATCTGTCCACCAATCAGATACCTGCTGGAGTCAGAGGAGATGTCACATGGTTCACAAACAGCCAATCagggcaaagaaaacaaacccaCAGGAAGGAGAAGAAGACCAAAAAAGGTTTCTGACCTCAGTGAGGTTGGGGGCAGGGATTCAGAGGTGATTGACGGGTGTCAGGCTGAAGCTAAAGAGAAACGTCACATGGTTCAAAAGGccagaagagaggaagaaaaagacgaGGAGCctcagagggagaggaggacgGTCTGTCCACCAATCAGATACCTTCTTGACTCAAAGGAGACATCACATAGTTCGCAAGCCAATCAGGATGCAGAAAGCAAGCCCACAGGAAAGAGCAGCAGACCAAAGAAGGTTTTTGGCCTCACTGACACTGGGGGCAGGGCTTCAGAGATGACTGACAGGCCTGAGGCTGACGCTAAAAAAAGTCACATGGTTCAAAAGGCTAGAAGAGAGgatgagaaagaggaggagcatCAGAGGCCGAGGATGACGGTGGGTCCACCAATCAGATACGTTCTCGACTCAGAGGAGACATCACATGGTTTGcaaacagccaatcaggatgcaGAAAATCCCACACGGAGGACAGGGAGCCCACAAAAG GTGTCCGTCCACACATCAAAACGAATGTTCGGCTGCCATCTCTGCAACAGGAAGTTCACCCGCGCCGGCAAACTGCTCCTGCACCATCGCCACCATCACCACAGCAACAGAGATGGGGCGGGCCCAAGCAGCACCCGAACTACTGATGACAAACGGGAGGAACAGGACACTGGCACCCCGTGTGATGAAGAACAGGAGAAGACAAAGCCCCTCCTCACAGGGCCCACCAAGGCTCCTTATTGTTCGGGAGACATAAAGCGGGTGAGTAAAAATCCCCGCTGGTTGTTTGACTACTGGACCCTGAAAGTGAGGAGGAAGGGAGCGCGGGAGAAAGATGAAGGGAGGGGGACGAAGAGGTGCAgagaagaggatgaggaggaaagACGAGCGATGAAACAAGTCTGTGTGGAGAAGGAGCCTCAGAGGCCAAGGAGGACAATGGTCGGCCCACCAATCAGATACCTGCTGGAGTCAGAGGAGACGTCAGATAGTAAACAAGCAGCCAATAAGCAGGCAGAAAGAAGACAAACGTCAGAAAAGGATGATGACCTCAGTGAGGCTGGGGGCGGGGCTTCTGAGGCTGAAGATAAAGAGACAGGTCACATGGTTGCAAtagcagaaaaagagaaagaggaggaggagccacGTCAGAGGCCGAGGAGGACAGTTGGCCCACCAATCAGATACCTGCTGGAGGCAGAGGAGACATCACGTGGTCTAGGAACAGTTAATGAGACCAATCAGGAGGCAGCTAACAAATacacaggaagaggaggaagaacagaaacGGCCATTAGCCTCAGTGAGGCTGGGGGTGGGGCTTCAAAGATGATTGACAGGTCTGAGGCTGGAGATAAAGAAATGGGTCCCATGGTTCAAAAGGCCAGAAGAGAGGacgagcaggaggaggagcctcAGAGGCCGAGGAGGACCGTTGGCCCACCAATGAGATACCTGCTGGACTCAGAGGAGATGTCACCCAATCAGGATGCAGAAAACAAGCCCACATGGAGAACAGGGAGACCACAAACG GTATCCGTCCACAGACCAAAGCGAATGTTCGGCTGCCGCCTCTGCAACAGGAAGTTCACCCGCGCTGGCAAACTGCTCCTGCATCATCGCCGccatcacagcaacagagatGGTCTCCAGGGCAACGGAGATTGGGCGGGCCCAAGCAGCACCCGGGCTACTGAtgacaaacaggaagaacaGGACCGTGACGCCCAGAGTGATgaagagcaggaggagcagcCTCAGAGGCCGAGGAGGACGACAGTCGGCCCACCAATCAGATACCTGTTAGAGTCAGAGGAGATGTCAggaacagccaatcagagcacagcagtcaaactcatacagaggagaggaagaccAAAGAAGGTTGTTGGTGGCAGTGAGGCTGGGGGCGGGGCTTCAGGGATGATCGACAGGCCTGAGGCCGCAGTggccacagagagacagacaggtgtgcACACAGAAACTCATCTGGTCTACAGAGATCTGCAGGACAATCAGGTGACCATCACCCCCTGCTGCATCAGGATGCAGCgcctcctctga
- the LOC115799144 gene encoding apoptosis regulator Bcl-2-like, with protein sequence MAAAYSSRDIVEDYLHYKLLCRGVAWPSAPPPHRPGQRRANDVGAPRQDPRVAPPRLQSVLRSAGDELERLYGAELSAQVSVLRLRGDGGDAARLRNMTAIREELFRDGVNWGRIVTMMELGGALSAEVAMTGDTGHVDDIAGWMEESLDSPLLQRWIQDNGGWDAFMDLYESRPADSFWALSTMFGLVVLGAAVVILGFLFSQK encoded by the exons ATGGCCGCCGCCTACAGCAGTCGGGACATTGTGGAAGACTACCTGCATTACAAGCTGCTCTGCAGGGGCGTGGCCTGGCCTTCGGCGCCGCCTCCGCACAGACCGGGCCAGCGCAGGGCCAATGACGTGGGAGCGCCACGCCAAG ACCCCCGTGTGGCCCCGCCCCGACTGCAAAGTGTGCTGCGGAGCGCCGGCGATGAGTTGGAGCGACTTTACGGTGCCGAGCTGTCGGCCCAGGTGTCGGTGCTGCGGCTACGTGGGGATGGCGGCGATGCGGCAAGGCTGCGCAACATGACGGCTATCAGAGAGGAGCTGTTCAGGGACGGTGTCAACTGGGGACGCATCGTGACCATGATGGAGCTGGGCGGAGCTCTGAGCGCCGAGGTCGCCATGACTGGTGACACAGGTCACGTGGACGACATCGCCGGCTGGATGGAGGAGAGTCTGGACTCGCCGTTGCTCCAGCGATGGATCCAAGACAACGGAGGATGG GATGCTTTTATGGATCTGTATGAGTCCAGACCTGCAGATAGCTTCTGGGCCCTGAGCACAATGTTTGGACTGGTTGTACTGGGAGCAGCTGTGGTCATACTGGGATTCCTGTTCAGCCAGAAATAA
- the actr3b gene encoding actin-related protein 3B isoform X3 produces the protein MSLQLPPCVIDCGTGYTKIGYAGNTEPQFIMPSCIAIKESASVGEQAQRRLVRGVDDLDFYIGDEAIDKPNYATKWPIRHGMVEDWDLMEKFMEQVIFKYLRAEPEDHSFLMTEPPLNTPENREYLAEIMFETFNIPGLYIAVQAVLALAASWTSRQVGQRTLTGIVIDSGDGVTHAIPVAEGYVIGSCIKHIPIAGRDITFFIQQLLRDREVGIPPEQSLETAKAVKERYCYICPDIVKEFTKYDSDPGKWIKQYRGVNAISKTAFHIDVGYERFLGPEIFFHPEFANPDFMQPISDVVDEVIQSCPIDVRRPLYKPEFFQVCHSKKDYDEIGPSICRHNPVFGIMS, from the exons ATGTCCCTGCAGCTGCCCCCGTGCGTGATAGACTGCGGGACCGG GTACACAAAGATCGGCTATGCAGGAAACACCGAGCCGCAGTTCATCATGCCGTCCT GTATTGCCATCAAGGAGTCGGCCAGCGTGGGAGAGCAGGCCCAGAGGAGGCTTGTGCGAGGAGTCGATGACCTGGACTTCTACATTGGTGATGAAGCCATAGACAAACCCAACTATGCAACCAAG TGGCCGATCCGTCATGGGATGGTGGAAGACTGGGACCTGATGGAGAAGTTTATGGAGCAGGTTATCTTCAAGTACCTGCGAGCTGAACCTGAAGACCACAGCTTCCTCATG acagAGCCTCCTCTCAACACTCCAGAGAACAGGGAGTACCTGGCAGAGATAATGTTTGAAACCTTCAACATACCTGGACTCTACATTGCAGTACAG GCTGTGCTGGCGTTGGCGGCATCCTGGACGTCCCGGCAGGTGGGACAGAGGACTCTGACCGGCATTGTGATTGACAGTGGAGATGGAGTCACCCACGCCATCCCAGTG GCTGAGGGCTACGTGATTGGCAGCTGTATAAAACACATCCCCATCGCAGGGCGGGACATCACCTTCTTCATCCAACAGCTGCTTAGAGACCGAGAAGTGGGGATCCCCCCAGAGCAGTCGCTGGAGACCGCTAAGGCCGTCAAG GAGCGATACTGTTACATCTGTCCAGACATCGTGAAGGAGTTCACAAAGTACGACTCTGACCCGGGGAAGTGGATCAAACAGTACAGAGGAGTCAATGCCATCAGTAAGACCGCCTTCCACATCGATGTGGGTTATGAACGCTTCCTGGGCCCTGAGATCTTCTTCCACCCTGAG TTTGCTAATCCAGACTTCATGCAGCCCATCTCTGATGTCGTGGATGAGGTCATTCAGAGCTGTCCAATCGATGTGCGGAGACCGCTCTACAAG ccgGAGTTTTTCCAGGTGTGTCACTCGAAGAAGGACTACGATGAGATTGGGCCGAGCATCTGTCGACACAACCCCGTGTTTGGCATCATGTCCTGA
- the actr3b gene encoding actin-related protein 3B isoform X1, producing MSLQLPPCVIDCGTGYTKIGYAGNTEPQFIMPSCIAIKESASVGEQAQRRLVRGVDDLDFYIGDEAIDKPNYATKWPIRHGMVEDWDLMEKFMEQVIFKYLRAEPEDHSFLMTEPPLNTPENREYLAEIMFETFNIPGLYIAVQAVLALAASWTSRQVGQRTLTGIVIDSGDGVTHAIPVAEGYVIGSCIKHIPIAGRDITFFIQQLLRDREVGIPPEQSLETAKAVKERYCYICPDIVKEFTKYDSDPGKWIKQYRGVNAISKTAFHIDVGYERFLGPEIFFHPEFANPDFMQPISDVVDEVIQSCPIDVRRPLYKNIVLSGGSTMFRDFGRRLQRDLKRVVDARLKLSEELSGGRIKPKPMEVQVVSHHMQRYAVWFGGSMLASTPEFFQVCHSKKDYDEIGPSICRHNPVFGIMS from the exons ATGTCCCTGCAGCTGCCCCCGTGCGTGATAGACTGCGGGACCGG GTACACAAAGATCGGCTATGCAGGAAACACCGAGCCGCAGTTCATCATGCCGTCCT GTATTGCCATCAAGGAGTCGGCCAGCGTGGGAGAGCAGGCCCAGAGGAGGCTTGTGCGAGGAGTCGATGACCTGGACTTCTACATTGGTGATGAAGCCATAGACAAACCCAACTATGCAACCAAG TGGCCGATCCGTCATGGGATGGTGGAAGACTGGGACCTGATGGAGAAGTTTATGGAGCAGGTTATCTTCAAGTACCTGCGAGCTGAACCTGAAGACCACAGCTTCCTCATG acagAGCCTCCTCTCAACACTCCAGAGAACAGGGAGTACCTGGCAGAGATAATGTTTGAAACCTTCAACATACCTGGACTCTACATTGCAGTACAG GCTGTGCTGGCGTTGGCGGCATCCTGGACGTCCCGGCAGGTGGGACAGAGGACTCTGACCGGCATTGTGATTGACAGTGGAGATGGAGTCACCCACGCCATCCCAGTG GCTGAGGGCTACGTGATTGGCAGCTGTATAAAACACATCCCCATCGCAGGGCGGGACATCACCTTCTTCATCCAACAGCTGCTTAGAGACCGAGAAGTGGGGATCCCCCCAGAGCAGTCGCTGGAGACCGCTAAGGCCGTCAAG GAGCGATACTGTTACATCTGTCCAGACATCGTGAAGGAGTTCACAAAGTACGACTCTGACCCGGGGAAGTGGATCAAACAGTACAGAGGAGTCAATGCCATCAGTAAGACCGCCTTCCACATCGATGTGGGTTATGAACGCTTCCTGGGCCCTGAGATCTTCTTCCACCCTGAG TTTGCTAATCCAGACTTCATGCAGCCCATCTCTGATGTCGTGGATGAGGTCATTCAGAGCTGTCCAATCGATGTGCGGAGACCGCTCTACAAG AACATCGTGCTCTCTGGAGGATCCACCATGTTCAGAGACTTTGGCCGGCGGCTGCAGAGGGACCTGAAGAGGGTGGTGGACGCCCGGCTGAAGCTGAGCGAAGAGCTGAGCGGAGGACGGATAAAG ccaaaGCCGATGGAGGTTCAGGTCGTCTCACATCACATGCAGCGATACGCCGTCTGGTTTGGAGGCTCTATGTTGGCGTCCACG ccgGAGTTTTTCCAGGTGTGTCACTCGAAGAAGGACTACGATGAGATTGGGCCGAGCATCTGTCGACACAACCCCGTGTTTGGCATCATGTCCTGA
- the actr3b gene encoding actin-related protein 3B isoform X2: MPSCIAIKESASVGEQAQRRLVRGVDDLDFYIGDEAIDKPNYATKWPIRHGMVEDWDLMEKFMEQVIFKYLRAEPEDHSFLMTEPPLNTPENREYLAEIMFETFNIPGLYIAVQAVLALAASWTSRQVGQRTLTGIVIDSGDGVTHAIPVAEGYVIGSCIKHIPIAGRDITFFIQQLLRDREVGIPPEQSLETAKAVKERYCYICPDIVKEFTKYDSDPGKWIKQYRGVNAISKTAFHIDVGYERFLGPEIFFHPEFANPDFMQPISDVVDEVIQSCPIDVRRPLYKNIVLSGGSTMFRDFGRRLQRDLKRVVDARLKLSEELSGGRIKPKPMEVQVVSHHMQRYAVWFGGSMLASTPEFFQVCHSKKDYDEIGPSICRHNPVFGIMS; encoded by the exons ATGCCGTCCT GTATTGCCATCAAGGAGTCGGCCAGCGTGGGAGAGCAGGCCCAGAGGAGGCTTGTGCGAGGAGTCGATGACCTGGACTTCTACATTGGTGATGAAGCCATAGACAAACCCAACTATGCAACCAAG TGGCCGATCCGTCATGGGATGGTGGAAGACTGGGACCTGATGGAGAAGTTTATGGAGCAGGTTATCTTCAAGTACCTGCGAGCTGAACCTGAAGACCACAGCTTCCTCATG acagAGCCTCCTCTCAACACTCCAGAGAACAGGGAGTACCTGGCAGAGATAATGTTTGAAACCTTCAACATACCTGGACTCTACATTGCAGTACAG GCTGTGCTGGCGTTGGCGGCATCCTGGACGTCCCGGCAGGTGGGACAGAGGACTCTGACCGGCATTGTGATTGACAGTGGAGATGGAGTCACCCACGCCATCCCAGTG GCTGAGGGCTACGTGATTGGCAGCTGTATAAAACACATCCCCATCGCAGGGCGGGACATCACCTTCTTCATCCAACAGCTGCTTAGAGACCGAGAAGTGGGGATCCCCCCAGAGCAGTCGCTGGAGACCGCTAAGGCCGTCAAG GAGCGATACTGTTACATCTGTCCAGACATCGTGAAGGAGTTCACAAAGTACGACTCTGACCCGGGGAAGTGGATCAAACAGTACAGAGGAGTCAATGCCATCAGTAAGACCGCCTTCCACATCGATGTGGGTTATGAACGCTTCCTGGGCCCTGAGATCTTCTTCCACCCTGAG TTTGCTAATCCAGACTTCATGCAGCCCATCTCTGATGTCGTGGATGAGGTCATTCAGAGCTGTCCAATCGATGTGCGGAGACCGCTCTACAAG AACATCGTGCTCTCTGGAGGATCCACCATGTTCAGAGACTTTGGCCGGCGGCTGCAGAGGGACCTGAAGAGGGTGGTGGACGCCCGGCTGAAGCTGAGCGAAGAGCTGAGCGGAGGACGGATAAAG ccaaaGCCGATGGAGGTTCAGGTCGTCTCACATCACATGCAGCGATACGCCGTCTGGTTTGGAGGCTCTATGTTGGCGTCCACG ccgGAGTTTTTCCAGGTGTGTCACTCGAAGAAGGACTACGATGAGATTGGGCCGAGCATCTGTCGACACAACCCCGTGTTTGGCATCATGTCCTGA